The following are encoded together in the candidate division WOR-3 bacterium genome:
- a CDS encoding DUF2088 domain-containing protein, with protein sequence MSDFQNKSENVNLEIGLDSVIPNNKWTEKVETLKDKLGSFTKLLIVVNDQERNTPTAEILDVLAKDPYIQKISSVIIASGTHKNPSEDQLNRILGKFKPREIIFHESKDPQSLKFFGVSVFGNEIYLNRVLGDFDAVLAINSVEPHYFAGFTGGRKSFLPGIAGFSTIEKNHSLALEPGA encoded by the coding sequence TTGTCGGATTTTCAAAATAAATCGGAAAATGTAAATCTCGAAATTGGTCTGGATTCGGTTATTCCCAACAACAAATGGACCGAAAAGGTTGAAACTTTAAAAGACAAGTTAGGAAGCTTCACAAAACTTCTCATCGTGGTAAACGACCAGGAAAGAAACACTCCGACGGCTGAAATTCTCGATGTTTTGGCAAAAGACCCATACATCCAAAAAATATCCTCCGTCATCATAGCCTCTGGAACTCACAAAAATCCTTCAGAGGATCAGTTGAATAGGATATTGGGTAAATTCAAACCAAGGGAGATAATTTTCCATGAATCCAAGGATCCTCAATCCTTGAAATTTTTCGGCGTATCCGTTTTCGGCAATGAAATATATCTCAACAGAGTTTTGGGCGATTTTGATGCCGTTCTTGCTATAAATTCCGTGGAGCCACATTATTTCGCGGGTTTCACCGGCGGAAGAAAATCTTTTCTGCCGGGAATAGCCGGTTTCAGCACGATAGAGAAAAATCACTCTCTCGCTCTTGAACCCGGAGCTAT